In one Bordetella pertussis 18323 genomic region, the following are encoded:
- a CDS encoding D-alanyl-D-alanine carboxypeptidase family protein has product MKTLPDTAIAPVVLSRRVLASAVLAAMLAAAAPAGAQQQAAPATPVAAAAPAAGGAVGAVGDLAAVPVPTIAAKAWITVDVNSGQVLAASNADMKVEPASLTKIMTAYVVFNALQEKRLTLEQQVPVSEHAWRTGGSRMFIEPRKPVTVDELNQGMIVQSGNDASVALAEAVGGSESAFAALMNQEAQRLGMRNTHFMNSTGLPDPQHVTTARDLATLAAHLISDYPDYYHYYKQKSYTYNKITQANRNRLLWADPSVDGMKTGHTDSAGYCLVSTAMRGDRRILTVLVGADSEATRAEESLKLLNWSFQNFDTVKLYDQSQPGLDARVWEGKVENVKLGPPNPVWLAVPRGKAAEIKPVAQRTDPLVAPLTKGQQVGTLQLTLDGKTLRVEPLVVQEDVERAGFFGRMADTVKRWFQ; this is encoded by the coding sequence ATGAAGACCTTGCCTGATACTGCTATTGCCCCCGTCGTTCTTTCCCGTCGCGTATTGGCCAGCGCCGTGCTGGCTGCCATGCTGGCCGCTGCGGCGCCGGCCGGGGCCCAGCAGCAGGCGGCGCCCGCCACGCCTGTCGCCGCCGCCGCGCCCGCGGCGGGCGGCGCGGTAGGCGCCGTGGGAGACCTGGCGGCCGTGCCGGTGCCGACCATCGCCGCCAAGGCGTGGATCACCGTGGACGTCAACAGCGGCCAGGTGCTGGCAGCCTCCAACGCCGACATGAAGGTCGAGCCGGCCTCGCTGACCAAGATCATGACCGCCTATGTGGTGTTCAACGCGCTGCAGGAAAAGCGCCTGACCCTGGAGCAGCAGGTTCCGGTCTCCGAGCACGCATGGCGCACCGGCGGTTCGCGCATGTTCATCGAGCCGCGCAAGCCGGTGACGGTCGACGAACTGAACCAGGGCATGATCGTCCAGTCGGGCAATGACGCATCGGTCGCGCTGGCCGAGGCCGTCGGCGGCAGCGAAAGCGCCTTTGCGGCCCTGATGAACCAGGAGGCGCAGCGCCTGGGCATGCGCAATACGCATTTCATGAACTCCACCGGCCTGCCCGATCCGCAGCACGTCACCACGGCGCGCGACCTGGCCACGCTGGCGGCGCACCTGATCTCGGATTACCCGGACTACTACCACTACTACAAGCAGAAAAGCTACACGTACAACAAGATCACCCAGGCCAACCGCAACCGCCTGTTGTGGGCCGATCCGTCGGTCGACGGCATGAAGACGGGGCACACCGATTCGGCCGGCTACTGCCTGGTTTCGACCGCCATGCGCGGCGACCGCCGTATCCTGACCGTGCTGGTGGGCGCCGACAGCGAAGCCACGCGCGCCGAGGAAAGCCTCAAGCTGCTCAACTGGAGCTTCCAGAACTTCGATACGGTCAAGCTGTACGACCAGAGCCAGCCCGGGCTGGACGCGCGGGTCTGGGAAGGCAAGGTCGAGAACGTCAAGCTGGGTCCGCCCAACCCGGTGTGGCTGGCGGTGCCGCGCGGCAAGGCGGCCGAGATCAAGCCGGTCGCGCAGCGCACCGACCCGCTGGTGGCGCCGCTGACCAAGGGACAGCAGGTCGGCACGCTGCAGCTCACGCTCGACGGCAAGACCTTGCGCGTCGAACCGCTGGTGGTCCAGGAAGACGTCGAGCGCGCCGGCTTCTTCGGCCGCATGGCCGACACCGTGAAGCGCTGGTTCCAGTAA
- a CDS encoding D-amino acid aminotransferase → MPAPILSKELPMIPGMPGDSQVYLNGEFTRLDEAKISVLDRGFIFGDGIYEVVPVYDGKVFRMTEHLNRLDRSLAALRIAAPMDRAGWESVIAGLIARSAQPTCIIYLQVTRGVCKRDHAFPTEPITPTVFGMAAAFSPPGAAQRTQGLSAIAIDDERWLHCEIKSVSLLGNVLAKQQAVDAGVDEVVQFRDGWLTEGSSTNIWVVSGGKLLAPPKNNLILEGIRYGLMGELAEAAGLPFEARRISREEVLAADELMLTSATKEVLPIVRLDGKAVGAGKPGPVYEQLRAGYDARIAAL, encoded by the coding sequence ATGCCCGCCCCTATCCTCTCCAAGGAGCTCCCCATGATTCCGGGCATGCCGGGCGACAGCCAGGTATATCTCAACGGCGAATTCACGCGCCTCGACGAAGCCAAGATTTCCGTGCTCGACCGCGGTTTCATCTTCGGCGATGGTATCTATGAAGTCGTGCCGGTCTATGACGGCAAGGTGTTCCGCATGACCGAACACCTGAATCGCCTGGATCGCAGCCTGGCGGCGCTGCGCATCGCCGCGCCGATGGACCGCGCGGGATGGGAGTCGGTGATCGCCGGGTTGATCGCCCGCTCGGCCCAGCCCACCTGCATCATCTACCTGCAGGTCACGCGCGGCGTCTGCAAGCGCGATCACGCCTTTCCCACCGAGCCGATCACGCCCACAGTGTTCGGCATGGCCGCGGCCTTCAGTCCGCCGGGGGCCGCGCAGCGCACCCAGGGCCTGAGCGCGATTGCCATCGACGACGAGCGTTGGCTGCATTGCGAGATCAAGTCGGTTTCGCTGCTGGGCAACGTGCTGGCCAAGCAGCAGGCCGTGGACGCCGGCGTGGACGAGGTGGTGCAGTTTCGCGATGGCTGGCTGACCGAGGGCTCGTCGACCAATATCTGGGTGGTTTCCGGCGGCAAGCTGCTGGCCCCGCCCAAGAACAACCTGATCCTGGAAGGCATCCGCTACGGCCTGATGGGCGAGCTGGCCGAGGCGGCCGGCCTGCCGTTCGAGGCGCGGCGGATCTCGCGCGAGGAAGTGCTCGCCGCCGACGAATTGATGCTGACCTCGGCCACCAAGGAAGTGCTGCCCATCGTGCGCCTGGACGGCAAGGCGGTGGGCGCGGGCAAGCCCGGCCCCGTTTATGAGCAGTTGCGCGCGGGTTATGATGCGCGTATCGCCGCCCTGTAG
- a CDS encoding YbeD family protein encodes MHNIPPEESLIEYPSDFPIKVMGKQHPEFAQTLTEVVLQFDPGFDPASVEMRPSKGGNYLGLTFTVRATSREQLDSLYRALHGHPMVSIVL; translated from the coding sequence ATGCACAATATTCCCCCGGAAGAGTCCCTGATCGAGTATCCGAGCGACTTCCCCATCAAGGTAATGGGCAAGCAGCATCCGGAATTCGCCCAGACCCTCACTGAAGTCGTGCTGCAGTTCGACCCGGGTTTCGATCCGGCATCGGTCGAGATGCGGCCCAGCAAGGGCGGCAACTACCTGGGGCTGACCTTCACGGTGCGTGCGACCTCGCGCGAACAGCTCGATTCGCTGTACCGCGCCCTGCACGGCCACCCCATGGTGTCGATCGTCCTGTAG
- the lipB gene encoding lipoyl(octanoyl) transferase LipB translates to MIKWLARPADYASVWDAMKTFTAARGPGTADEIWLCEHAPVYTLGQAGRPEHLLNPGLIPVVHCDRGGQVTYHGPGQVLAYTLFDLRRAGLYVREYVDMLEQATLATLRELGLEQACRKPGAPGIYVPQPGGELAKIAALGVKVRNGYAYHGLALNIDMDLSPFLGINPCGYEGLRTVDLAACGVRTSVERAGELLAAQLARAHGQAVQQRAAALAGVPG, encoded by the coding sequence ATGATCAAGTGGCTTGCGCGCCCGGCCGACTACGCTTCGGTCTGGGACGCCATGAAGACGTTCACCGCCGCGCGCGGTCCCGGCACCGCCGATGAAATCTGGCTGTGCGAGCATGCCCCGGTCTATACCCTGGGCCAGGCCGGGCGGCCCGAACACCTGCTCAATCCCGGGCTCATCCCGGTCGTGCATTGCGACCGCGGCGGCCAGGTCACCTATCACGGCCCGGGCCAGGTACTCGCCTACACCTTGTTCGACCTGCGCCGCGCCGGGCTGTACGTGCGCGAGTACGTCGACATGCTCGAACAGGCGACCCTGGCCACGCTGCGCGAGCTGGGCCTGGAGCAGGCCTGTCGCAAGCCGGGCGCGCCCGGCATCTATGTGCCCCAGCCCGGCGGCGAACTGGCCAAGATCGCCGCCCTGGGCGTGAAGGTGCGCAATGGCTATGCCTATCATGGACTGGCGCTGAACATCGATATGGATCTGTCGCCGTTTCTCGGTATCAATCCCTGTGGCTACGAAGGCCTGCGCACGGTCGATCTGGCTGCCTGCGGCGTGCGCACCAGCGTGGAGCGGGCCGGCGAATTGCTGGCCGCGCAGCTGGCGCGCGCCCATGGCCAGGCGGTGCAGCAGCGCGCCGCGGCGCTGGCGGGCGTGCCGGGATAG
- the lipA gene encoding lipoyl synthase encodes MSTLVESPVPSNDSQAAAPAAYDPTQKQKSQAKTARIPIKVVAAEKLKKPEWIRVRAAAPGSRFYDIKRILREHNLHTVCEEASCPNIGECFGKGTATFMIMGDKCTRRCPFCDVGHGRPDPLDTQEPENLARTIAALKLSYVVITSVDRDDLRDGGAAHFVECIAKVREYSPDTRIEVLVPDFRGRLDRALHILNSGPPDVMNHNLETVPRLYKQARPGSDYAHSLKLLAEFKKLHPEVPTKSGLMLGLGETDEEILQVMRDMREHNVDMLTIGQYLQPSEHHLPVLRYVHPDTFAMFEREAYAMGFTHAAVGAMVRSSYHADQQAHAAGVN; translated from the coding sequence ATGTCCACGCTCGTCGAGTCCCCCGTTCCCTCGAACGACTCGCAGGCCGCCGCGCCGGCCGCCTACGATCCCACCCAGAAGCAGAAATCGCAGGCCAAGACCGCGCGCATTCCGATCAAGGTGGTCGCGGCCGAGAAGCTGAAGAAGCCGGAATGGATCCGCGTGCGCGCCGCCGCCCCGGGGTCGCGCTTCTACGACATCAAGCGCATCCTGCGCGAGCACAACCTGCATACGGTGTGCGAAGAGGCATCCTGCCCGAACATCGGCGAATGCTTCGGCAAGGGCACGGCCACCTTCATGATCATGGGCGACAAGTGCACGCGCCGTTGCCCGTTCTGTGATGTGGGCCACGGCCGTCCCGATCCGCTGGACACGCAAGAGCCCGAAAACCTGGCGCGCACCATCGCCGCGCTCAAGCTGTCCTACGTGGTCATCACCTCGGTCGACCGCGACGACCTGCGCGACGGTGGCGCCGCCCACTTCGTCGAATGCATCGCCAAGGTGCGCGAGTATTCGCCCGATACCCGCATCGAAGTGCTGGTGCCCGACTTCCGCGGCCGCCTGGACCGTGCGCTGCACATCCTCAACAGCGGCCCGCCGGACGTCATGAACCACAACCTGGAAACCGTGCCGCGCCTGTACAAGCAGGCACGCCCGGGCTCGGACTACGCGCATTCGCTCAAGCTGCTGGCCGAGTTCAAGAAGCTGCACCCCGAGGTGCCCACCAAGTCGGGCCTGATGCTGGGCCTGGGCGAGACGGACGAGGAAATCCTGCAGGTCATGCGGGACATGCGCGAGCATAACGTCGACATGCTGACCATCGGCCAGTATCTCCAGCCGTCGGAGCACCATCTGCCGGTGCTGCGCTACGTGCATCCGGACACCTTCGCGATGTTCGAGCGCGAGGCCTACGCCATGGGCTTCACGCATGCGGCCGTGGGCGCCATGGTGCGCTCGTCGTACCACGCCGACCAGCAGGCGCACGCCGCCGGCGTCAACTGA
- the rfbC gene encoding dTDP-4-dehydrorhamnose 3,5-epimerase — MKLTPLAIADVVLIEPQVFGDERGCFFESFNQDRLDAQLGRRIRFVQDNHSCSRAGVLRGLHYQILHPQAKLVRVVAGEAYDVAVDLRRGSPTFGRWTGAYLSARNRHQLWIPEGFAHGFLALSDDTECLYKATDYYAPEHERCVRWDDPQLKVDWPLQGQAPILSVKDRQGVALARADTYA; from the coding sequence ATGAAACTCACCCCCTTGGCCATCGCGGACGTCGTGCTGATCGAACCCCAGGTGTTCGGCGACGAGCGCGGCTGCTTCTTCGAGAGCTTCAACCAGGACCGCCTGGACGCGCAACTGGGGCGGCGCATCCGCTTCGTGCAGGACAATCACTCATGCTCGCGCGCGGGCGTGCTGCGCGGCCTGCACTACCAGATCCTGCATCCGCAGGCCAAGCTGGTGCGCGTGGTGGCGGGCGAAGCCTATGACGTGGCGGTGGACCTGCGCCGCGGTTCGCCCACCTTCGGGCGCTGGACCGGCGCCTACCTGTCGGCGCGCAACCGGCACCAGCTGTGGATTCCGGAAGGATTTGCGCACGGCTTCCTGGCGTTGTCCGACGATACCGAGTGCCTGTACAAGGCCACCGACTACTACGCGCCCGAACATGAGCGCTGCGTGCGCTGGGACGACCCGCAACTCAAGGTGGACTGGCCGCTGCAGGGCCAAGCGCCCATCCTGTCGGTGAAAGACCGCCAGGGCGTGGCGCTGGCGCGGGCCGATACCTATGCGTAG
- the rfbD gene encoding dTDP-4-dehydrorhamnose reductase codes for MNILLLGRTGQIGDALLAHPPAWARLAALDRRQADLRDLGRLAAVLDAYAPRILINAAAYTEVDRAEAEPELALRINAQAVAVMADYARRNNALLVHYSTDYVFDGKRARAYRETDAAHPLNAYGRSKLAGEQAIAASGCPHLILRTSWVYASHGANFVKTILRLARTRAELSVVADQHGAPIWAGRIAAVTWQAIDAHRRRRLPDGLWHLSAGGHVSWHGLACHIVARARRAGLALSLDPAHIRPVTAAQYPLPAPRPANSRLDCGALRDALEPELPDWQVDLDAVVDALAARAHTL; via the coding sequence ATGAACATCCTGCTGCTGGGCCGCACCGGACAGATCGGCGATGCGCTGCTGGCGCACCCGCCGGCATGGGCGCGGCTGGCCGCGCTGGACCGCCGCCAGGCCGACCTGCGCGACCTGGGCCGGCTGGCCGCCGTGCTCGATGCCTACGCGCCGCGCATACTGATCAACGCCGCCGCCTATACCGAAGTCGACCGCGCCGAGGCCGAGCCGGAGCTGGCGCTGCGCATCAATGCCCAGGCGGTGGCGGTCATGGCGGACTATGCGCGCCGCAACAATGCATTGCTGGTGCACTATTCCACCGACTACGTGTTCGACGGCAAGCGCGCCCGCGCCTACCGGGAAACCGACGCCGCACATCCGCTGAACGCCTACGGCCGCTCCAAGCTGGCCGGCGAACAGGCCATCGCGGCCAGCGGCTGCCCGCACCTGATACTGCGCACCAGCTGGGTCTACGCCAGCCATGGCGCCAATTTCGTCAAGACCATCCTGCGCCTGGCGCGCACCCGCGCCGAGCTGTCCGTGGTCGCCGACCAGCACGGCGCCCCGATCTGGGCGGGCCGTATCGCCGCCGTCACCTGGCAGGCGATCGATGCGCACCGGCGCCGCCGCCTGCCCGACGGCCTGTGGCACCTGAGCGCGGGCGGCCATGTCAGCTGGCACGGGCTGGCCTGCCACATCGTGGCGCGGGCCCGGCGCGCCGGACTGGCGCTGAGCCTGGACCCGGCGCACATCCGGCCCGTCACGGCGGCGCAATACCCGCTGCCGGCGCCACGGCCGGCCAATTCGCGGCTGGACTGCGGCGCGCTACGCGATGCCCTGGAGCCCGAGCTGCCCGACTGGCAAGTCGACCTGGATGCGGTCGTGGATGCCCTGGCCGCGCGGGCGCATACCCTGTAG
- the rfbB gene encoding dTDP-glucose 4,6-dehydratase, with amino-acid sequence MSILVTGGAGFIGSNFVLGWLASGDEPVINLDLLTYAGNAANLAALRDDPRHLLVHGDIADAPLVRRLLREHRPRAIVNFAAESHVDRAIRAPDAFVQTNVVGTFTLLEAARAYCTEQDAAAAAAFRFLHVSTDEVYGSLAPQAAPFTETHPYQPNNPYSASKAASDHMVRSYRHTYGLPAITTHCCNNYGPRQFPEKLIPLVIHHALAGRALPLYGDGMHVRDWLYVVDHCAALECVLRDGQPGQTYNIGAHCERTNLEVVHAVCALLDQWRARPDGQPHAGGIAFIPERPGHDRRYAIDAGKIQRELGWRAATSFEAGLRETVRWYLDHPQWVADIASGAYRHWLDTHYGT; translated from the coding sequence ATGAGCATTCTCGTCACCGGCGGCGCCGGCTTCATCGGTTCGAATTTCGTGCTGGGCTGGCTGGCCAGCGGCGATGAGCCGGTGATCAACCTGGACCTGCTGACCTACGCCGGCAACGCGGCCAACCTGGCCGCACTGCGCGATGACCCGCGCCATCTGCTGGTGCATGGCGACATCGCCGACGCGCCGCTGGTGCGCCGGTTGCTGCGCGAACACCGGCCCCGCGCCATCGTCAATTTCGCCGCCGAATCGCATGTGGACCGCGCCATCCGGGCCCCCGACGCCTTCGTGCAGACCAACGTCGTGGGCACTTTCACCCTGCTGGAGGCCGCGCGCGCCTATTGCACCGAACAGGACGCCGCTGCGGCGGCGGCCTTCCGCTTCCTGCATGTGTCCACCGACGAGGTGTACGGATCGCTGGCGCCCCAGGCCGCCCCCTTCACCGAAACCCATCCCTACCAGCCGAACAACCCGTATTCGGCCAGCAAGGCGGCCAGCGACCACATGGTGCGCTCGTACCGCCACACCTACGGGCTGCCCGCCATCACCACGCACTGCTGCAACAACTATGGCCCGCGCCAGTTCCCCGAGAAGCTGATCCCGCTGGTGATCCACCATGCGCTGGCCGGCCGCGCGCTGCCCCTGTATGGCGACGGCATGCACGTGCGCGACTGGCTCTACGTGGTCGACCATTGCGCGGCGCTGGAATGCGTGCTGCGCGACGGCCAGCCGGGGCAGACCTACAACATCGGCGCGCACTGCGAGCGCACCAACCTGGAAGTCGTGCACGCGGTCTGCGCCCTGCTGGACCAATGGCGCGCCCGCCCGGATGGGCAGCCGCATGCCGGCGGCATCGCCTTCATTCCCGAACGGCCCGGCCACGACAGGCGCTACGCGATCGACGCCGGCAAGATACAGCGCGAACTCGGCTGGCGGGCCGCGACCTCGTTCGAGGCGGGCCTGCGCGAGACGGTACGCTGGTACCTGGACCATCCGCAGTGGGTGGCGGACATCGCCAGCGGCGCGTATCGCCACTGGCTCGATACGCATTACGGCACATGA
- a CDS encoding helix-turn-helix domain-containing protein, with protein sequence MKKFSDRLKHARRLRQLSQENLAHISGLSQSAVASYENGLRQSSRSIRKLAIALQVNLDWLETGVGPMELEAYPSGPAAWRPGLMEPGGERAAAPWPFRAVAHARYQALSARDKLLLEQLVRTFIDACHADYGRAPPWPRER encoded by the coding sequence GTGAAGAAATTTTCGGACCGATTGAAGCATGCTCGGCGACTGCGCCAGCTCTCGCAAGAAAACCTGGCGCACATCAGCGGTCTGTCGCAAAGCGCCGTGGCCAGCTACGAAAACGGCCTGCGCCAATCCAGCCGCTCGATCCGCAAGCTGGCGATCGCCCTGCAGGTAAACCTGGACTGGCTCGAAACCGGCGTGGGCCCGATGGAGCTCGAAGCCTACCCCAGCGGCCCGGCTGCCTGGCGCCCCGGCCTGATGGAGCCGGGCGGCGAACGTGCTGCCGCGCCGTGGCCGTTTCGCGCCGTCGCCCACGCCCGCTACCAGGCGCTCAGCGCCCGCGACAAGCTGCTGCTCGAACAGCTCGTGCGCACCTTCATCGACGCCTGCCATGCCGACTACGGCCGCGCGCCGCCGTGGCCGCGCGAGCGCTGA
- a CDS encoding DUF1156 domain-containing protein, translating to MPPPSRKPAAPRRVRRPAAAPVPRLAPVAGPGRLIDEGLSFYEASLAGKAERYGRGETPHTIHVWWARRPHSAMRALVYAALRAPADKRAAARLSELGATPVPQPGLLAEAAAELAGQYGGAPRVLDMFGGGGTIAFEAALLGCDAHSIDVNELAVFLQQANLTYGATLDHGLLKQLAHRHGQAVLQRLARRTETLYPLRGRLASQAEKPIVYLWTYRHACPQCGYAYTLSRRPWLSKKAGKALAMVATPGPDGDGVDMVSLPDGEPPPSRWAGRGATACPRCSATATPGIADSADHCVAVVTSAGVGKQFALRDDALPAAGLLREQEETLLQRTGLALPATTLPAWSGIVNPALYGMRGHADLFNPRQRLVTLMLLEELLAEHRTLQAAHGADVARFVSASLSGLIDQMVDWNCRLSMWIPQNEQVGRAFCGPGVAMLWDYAEVDPVGTGPGNLHAKLERICAGIDALALLRRPVQVQRASAAALPYPDDSFDAIVTDPPYYDNIFYSVLADFFYAWKKPLIDAIENRPTTPPHAPTANSGHDELVASRQRAGGSARAAHDEYCARLGQALREAARVLKPDGLLAFVYSHASVLGWAALVTAFRAAPFTINSVQPLSIERKARPRALASEAVNTCTTFVARRAQAPRPVLARAALQAQFDAILRGGLHRSLLRAGWHEHDAGVALIAQGVALLANCAAVEDADTAALIVDLAGQVSALLPGFSIKQRASL from the coding sequence ATGCCGCCCCCCTCCCGCAAGCCCGCGGCGCCGCGCCGCGTCCGTCGACCCGCCGCGGCCCCCGTCCCGCGGCTGGCGCCGGTGGCCGGACCGGGCCGGCTGATCGACGAAGGACTGTCGTTCTACGAAGCGTCCCTGGCCGGCAAGGCCGAACGCTACGGGCGCGGCGAAACGCCGCACACCATCCACGTATGGTGGGCGCGCCGCCCCCATTCGGCCATGCGCGCGCTGGTCTACGCCGCCTTGCGCGCGCCCGCCGACAAGCGCGCCGCGGCGCGCCTGTCCGAACTGGGCGCCACCCCCGTGCCGCAGCCCGGGCTGCTGGCCGAGGCCGCCGCGGAGCTGGCCGGCCAGTACGGCGGCGCGCCGCGCGTGCTGGATATGTTCGGCGGCGGCGGCACGATCGCCTTCGAGGCGGCGCTGCTGGGCTGCGACGCCCACTCCATCGACGTCAATGAACTCGCGGTATTCCTGCAGCAGGCCAACCTGACCTACGGCGCCACGCTGGACCATGGCCTGCTCAAGCAGCTGGCGCACCGGCACGGCCAGGCGGTGCTGCAACGGCTGGCCCGGCGCACCGAGACCCTGTATCCGTTGCGCGGCCGCCTGGCCAGCCAGGCGGAAAAACCCATCGTCTATCTCTGGACCTACCGCCACGCCTGTCCGCAATGCGGCTACGCCTATACGCTGTCGCGGCGGCCCTGGCTGTCGAAGAAGGCCGGCAAGGCGCTGGCCATGGTGGCCACGCCCGGCCCCGATGGCGACGGCGTCGACATGGTGTCGCTGCCGGATGGCGAGCCGCCCCCATCGCGCTGGGCCGGACGCGGCGCGACGGCCTGCCCGCGCTGCAGCGCCACCGCCACGCCCGGCATCGCCGACAGCGCCGACCATTGCGTGGCGGTGGTCACGTCGGCCGGCGTGGGCAAGCAATTCGCCCTGCGCGACGATGCCTTGCCCGCGGCCGGCCTGCTGCGCGAACAGGAAGAAACGCTGCTGCAGCGCACCGGCCTGGCCCTGCCCGCGACCACCCTGCCGGCCTGGTCGGGCATCGTCAACCCGGCGCTCTACGGCATGCGCGGCCACGCCGACCTGTTCAATCCGCGCCAACGCCTGGTCACGCTGATGCTGCTGGAGGAACTGCTGGCCGAGCATCGTACGCTGCAGGCCGCGCACGGTGCCGACGTCGCGCGCTTCGTCAGCGCCTCGCTCAGCGGCCTGATCGACCAGATGGTGGACTGGAACTGCCGGCTGTCGATGTGGATTCCGCAGAACGAGCAGGTCGGACGCGCCTTCTGCGGCCCGGGCGTGGCCATGCTGTGGGACTATGCCGAAGTCGATCCGGTCGGCACCGGGCCGGGCAACCTCCACGCCAAGCTGGAACGCATCTGCGCCGGCATCGACGCGCTGGCGCTGCTGCGCCGGCCGGTGCAGGTGCAGCGCGCCTCGGCCGCCGCGCTGCCCTATCCGGACGACAGCTTCGACGCCATCGTTACCGACCCGCCCTATTACGACAATATTTTCTACAGCGTTCTGGCAGATTTCTTCTATGCATGGAAGAAACCGCTTATCGACGCTATCGAAAACCGCCCGACAACGCCGCCCCATGCGCCGACCGCCAATAGCGGCCATGACGAACTGGTGGCCTCGCGGCAGCGCGCCGGCGGCAGCGCGCGCGCGGCTCACGACGAATACTGCGCACGGCTGGGCCAGGCGCTGCGCGAAGCGGCCCGGGTGCTCAAGCCCGACGGCCTGCTGGCCTTCGTCTACAGCCATGCCTCGGTACTGGGCTGGGCCGCCCTGGTGACGGCGTTCCGCGCCGCGCCCTTCACGATCAACAGCGTGCAACCGTTGAGCATCGAGCGCAAGGCGCGGCCGCGCGCCCTGGCATCCGAGGCCGTCAACACCTGCACCACCTTCGTGGCGCGCCGCGCCCAGGCGCCCAGGCCGGTGCTGGCGCGCGCGGCGCTGCAGGCGCAATTCGACGCCATCCTGCGCGGCGGCCTGCACCGCAGCCTGTTGCGGGCCGGCTGGCACGAGCACGATGCCGGCGTGGCGCTGATCGCCCAGGGCGTCGCCCTGCTGGCGAACTGCGCCGCCGTGGAAGATGCCGACACCGCGGCGCTGATCGTCGACTTGGCCGGCCAGGTCAGCGCCCTGCTGCCCGGCTTCTCGATCAAGCAGCGCGCCTCGCTCTAG
- a CDS encoding IS481-like element IS481 family transposase has translation MNTHKHARLTFLRRLEMVQQLIAHQVCVPEAARAYGVTAPTVRKWLGRFLAQGQAGLADASSRPTVSPRAIAPAKALAIVELRRKRLTQARIAQALGVSASTVSRVLARAGLSHLADLEPAEPVVRYEHQAPGDLLHIDIKKLGRIQRPGHRVTGNRRDTVEGAGWDFVFVAIDDHARVAFTDIHPDERFPSAVQFLKDAVAYYQRLGVTIQRLLTDNGSAFRSRAFAALCHELGIKHRFTRPYRPQTNGKAERFIQSALREWAYAHTYQNSQHRADAMKSWLHHYNWHRPHQGIGRAVPISRLNLDEYNLLTVHS, from the coding sequence ATGAACACCCATAAGCATGCCCGATTGACCTTCCTACGTCGACTCGAAATGGTCCAGCAATTGATCGCCCATCAAGTTTGTGTGCCTGAAGCGGCCCGCGCCTATGGGGTCACCGCGCCGACTGTGCGCAAATGGCTGGGCCGCTTCCTGGCTCAGGGCCAGGCGGGCTTGGCCGATGCGTCCTCGCGCCCGACGGTCTCGCCCCGAGCGATTGCGCCGGCCAAGGCGCTGGCTATCGTGGAGCTGCGCCGCAAGCGGCTGACCCAAGCGCGCATCGCCCAGGCGCTGGGCGTGTCAGCCAGCACCGTCAGCCGCGTCCTGGCCCGCGCCGGTCTGTCGCACCTGGCCGACCTGGAGCCGGCCGAGCCGGTGGTGCGCTACGAGCATCAGGCCCCCGGCGATCTGCTGCACATCGACATCAAGAAGCTGGGACGTATCCAGCGCCCTGGCCACCGGGTCACGGGCAACCGACGCGATACCGTTGAGGGGGCCGGCTGGGACTTCGTCTTCGTGGCCATCGATGACCACGCCCGCGTGGCCTTCACCGACATCCACCCCGACGAGCGCTTCCCCAGCGCCGTCCAGTTCCTCAAGGACGCAGTGGCCTACTACCAGCGCCTGGGCGTGACCATCCAGCGCTTGCTCACCGACAATGGCTCGGCCTTTCGCAGCCGCGCCTTCGCCGCGCTGTGCCATGAGCTGGGCATCAAGCACCGCTTTACCCGACCTTACCGCCCACAGACCAATGGCAAGGCCGAACGCTTCATCCAGTCGGCCTTGCGTGAGTGGGCTTACGCTCACACCTACCAGAACTCCCAACACCGAGCCGATGCCATGAAATCCTGGCTACACCACTACAACTGGCATCGACCCCACCAAGGCATCGGGCGCGCTGTACCCATCTCCAGACTCAACCTGGACGAATACAACCTATTGACAGTTCACAGCTAG